The Bombus vancouverensis nearcticus chromosome 9, iyBomVanc1_principal, whole genome shotgun sequence genome includes a window with the following:
- the LOC143303153 gene encoding uncharacterized protein LOC143303153 produces the protein MTRGQLTYKCTNCNRSYMRMSCLKRHLRVECGQAPKYQCKICHGWFKYKHNLTAHWKMHVEEPKYNCDLCPKKFYRRDRLLEHQKRLHNILPMKYRESCVPAEDLSITGLKWAAAWHRWSVPSIMWRSGGGLGKGLGSSSSNPEGFNCPACGRVYKLKSSLRNHQKWECGKEPQFQCPHCVYRAKQKMHIARHMERMHKEKIYKQELV, from the exons ATGACACGTGGACAGTTAACGTACAAATGTACAAATTGCAATCGTTCCTATATGAGAATGTCTTGCTTGAAGCGGCATTTACGAGTTGAGTGTGGACAAGCACCGAAATATCAGTGTAAAATATGTCATGGTTGGTTCAAATATAAGCATAACTTGACGGCACATTGGAAAATGCACGTCGAGGAGCCGAAATATAATTGCGACCTATGCCCAAAAAAGTTTTACAGACGAGACAGATTGCTGGAACATCAAAAGAGGTTGCATAATATTCTTCCAATG AAATA TCGTGAATCCTGTGTTCCAGCCGAAGACCTGAGCATCACTGGACTAAAGTGGGCGGCTGCTTGGCACAGATGGAGCGTGCCTTCGATCATGTGGCGGTCCGGCGGAGGATTGGGCAAAGGGCTTGGTTCTAGCTCCTCGAATCCCGAAGGCTTCAATTGCCCGGCCTGTGGCAGGGTATACAAGCTGAAGAGTAGCCTGAGAAATCATCAGAAGTGGGAGTGTGGCAAAGAGCCTCAATTCCAGTGTCCTCACTGTGTGTACAGAGCGAAGCAAAAGATGCACATCGCGCGGCATATGGAACGAATGCACAAAGAGAAAATTTACAAGCAGGAGCTCGTCTAA
- the LOC117160033 gene encoding uncharacterized protein LOC117160033: protein MVALLSLLRSDCKQQQQQHHHQQQPQQQQTSKRGRPSTSTTATTTRGGVVLASRRASNTWDSNSYDSGNDNGDGTRTSTREVVFPDSFEVLPQPCDLSVVYMGVPHEQQRKFRCQFCGKGYRWKSTMRRHEMVECGGKPPGFQCPICPYKARQRGNLTVHYKRHHQKIDYDESA from the coding sequence ATGGTTGCATTGCTGTCGTTATTACGATCGGATTGcaagcagcagcagcagcagcaccaCCACCAGCAACAACCACAGCAACAGCAAACCAGTAAGAGAGGTCGCCCTTCGACATCAACCACTGCAACCACGACGAGAGGCGGTGTAGTTTTGGCGAGCAGACGCGCCAGCAACACTTGGGACAGTAACAGCTACGATAGCGGAAACGACAATGGTGATGGCACGCGTACGTCTACCCGTGAGGTGGTATTTCCTGACTCGTTCGAGGTATTGCCGCAGCCTTGTGATCTTAGTGTTGTATATATGGGCGTTCCGCACGAGCAACAACGAAAGTTTCGGTGTCAATTTTGCGGAAAGGGTTATAGATGGAAAAGCACGATGCGTCGTCATGAAATGGTCGAATGCGGAGGCAAGCCGCCGGGTTTTCAGTGCCCTATATGCCCTTACAAGGCCAGGCAACGTGGCAATTTGACGGTACACTACAAGCGTCACCATCAAAAAATCGACTACGACGAAAGCGCCTAG
- the LOC117160039 gene encoding uncharacterized protein LOC117160039 encodes ISAVVVSALLWPYKTIFAFEPENQLARRNDWQQQQQQQQQQQQQQQQHRQAGNSDIRERNFVCVECGKAYAVHRSLWRHLKFECVNAKPKLACDACPYESPHKWCMENHKKRHHSNVCN; translated from the coding sequence ATATCTGCTGTTGTTGTTTCAGCGTTATTATGGCCTTACAAAACCATCTTTGCGTTCGAGCCAGAAAACCAACTCGCTCGAAGGAACGATtggcaacaacagcagcagcaacaacaacaacaacaacaacaacaacaacaacatcgTCAAGCTGGCAATTCGGATATTCGAGAGAGAAATTTCGTTTGCGTGGAGTGCGGCAAGGCGTACGCGGTTCACAGGTCGCTCTGGAGACACCTAAAGTTCGAATGCGTCAATGCCAAACCGAAATTGGCGTGCGATGCCTGCCCCTATGAAAGTCCTCACAAATGGTGTATGGAGAATCACAAAAAGAGACATCACAGCAACGTTTGCAATTGA
- the LOC117160034 gene encoding uncharacterized protein LOC117160034, with translation MFLLVLIDADTYRGYSSCVSFRCTKVLGDEMYLKCPAPVDVHDAADPLSLNSKDIFEEIGYRASQHWVPETDKPYICSNCGKGYTHIFTLNRHRRTVCGGGLSGQQLDDSLTPDQSGKPVFVCPKCGKGYTWKASLQRHLSTGCGLPPMFCCKLCDYRTSRKDILFRHMRHVHSRLPA, from the exons ATGTTCTTGCTCGTCCTAATCGATGCCGACACCTATCGAGGATATTCGTCCTGCGTCTCATTTCGATGTACAA aAGTACTGGGTGACGAAATGTACCTAAAGTGTCCGGCGCCGGTCGATGTCCACGATGCCGCCGATCCATTAAGCCTGAATTCGAAGGATATCTTCGAGGAGATCGGATACCGGGCTTCTCAACATTGGGTACCAGAAACGGACAAACCTTACATATGCTCGAACTGCGGCAAAGGATACACTCACATATTCACCCTTAATCGTCATCGTAGAACAGTTTGCG GGGGTGGCTTGTCGGGCCAACAGTTGGACGACTCGCTGACGCCGGACCAGTCCGGCAAACCTGTCTTTGTCTGTCCGAAATGCGGCAAAGGTTACACCTGGAAGGCAAGCCTTCAGCGTCACTTGAGCACTGGTTGCGGATTACCACCGATGTTCTGCTGCAAATTGTGCGACTACAGAACCAGCAGGAAGGACATACTCTTCAGGCACATGAGACACGTGCATTCGCGACTTCCGGCTTAG